In one window of Armatimonadota bacterium DNA:
- a CDS encoding DNA-3-methyladenine glycosylase: MRRKRGASDSGSPGGRPGRPFPREFYLRPTIEVARSLLGALLVHETAEGRVAGYIVETEAYLEGDRACHAVLRDGDRWVTKMTARNRRMFGPPGHAYVYFIYGNHHCLNVVTQEQGVPEAVLIRAVEPAEGIALMRRRRALNAARSIRAGNDRNLASGPGKLTQAFGMDMTCNGADLTGGPLRIEPGRDTRRDDVAARRRIGVKPGCDEPWRFIVAGSPWLSRP, from the coding sequence GTGCGGCGTAAGCGCGGCGCATCGGATTCAGGTTCCCCGGGCGGCCGGCCTGGCCGGCCGTTCCCCCGCGAGTTCTACCTGCGCCCGACGATCGAAGTGGCCCGTTCGCTACTCGGCGCGCTTCTCGTCCATGAGACGGCTGAGGGTCGTGTCGCCGGCTACATCGTGGAAACCGAGGCATACCTCGAAGGCGACCGGGCGTGCCACGCGGTGCTGCGCGACGGTGATCGCTGGGTGACGAAGATGACCGCGCGCAATCGCCGGATGTTCGGGCCGCCGGGACATGCGTACGTCTATTTCATCTACGGGAATCATCATTGCCTCAACGTCGTTACCCAGGAGCAAGGCGTCCCCGAGGCGGTGCTCATTCGCGCGGTGGAGCCCGCGGAGGGCATCGCGCTCATGCGACGACGGCGGGCGCTGAATGCGGCGCGCTCGATCCGAGCCGGTAATGACCGCAACCTCGCGAGCGGCCCGGGCAAGTTGACCCAGGCCTTCGGGATGGACATGACCTGCAACGGCGCCGACCTCACGGGCGGCCCGCTGCGCATCGAGCCGGGGCGCGATACGCGCCGTGACGACGTCGCGGCGCGCCGCCGCATCGGCGTCAAGCCCGGGTGCGACGAGCCATGGCGATTCATCGTCGCGGGCAGCCCGTGGCTGTCGCGGCCATAG
- the polX gene encoding DNA polymerase/3'-5' exonuclease PolX, producing MTNRDTARVLEEIADLLEIKGESPFKVRAYQRAAQAIEGLSEQLSDMRGKTPFTDIPGIGASIARKIEELLDTGTCAFHQELLAEFPASLTALLGIPEIGPRKAQILHDQLGITSVDELEEAARAGRLRDLKGFGAKTEANILRGIERLRVHKARLPLAEAHPLAMEVVESLVLAAPVERIEPAGSIRRMRDTIGDIDILVTSSEPEEVMSAFVSLPVVHQVVARGGTKSSVVSASDAQIDVRVVEPESFGAALQYFTGSKEHNVRLRESAVRRGLRLSEYGVFEVKTDRRVAGATEEEVYAALDLPLIPPELREDRGEIAAAQRGELPQLVTVEDIKGDLHVHTKRTDGHHTIEEMAEAAKGAGYKYIAICDHSKSVGMAGGLFDDALLEHVEEIRAASKRIRGLTILAGTECDIRRDGSLDYPDDVLAQLDFVIAAVHSGFKMDADSMTSRIIDAMKNPYVDALAHPTGRIIGRRDPYEVDVERLLAAAAELGVAMEINAYPDRLDLRDIHARRAKELGVKIIINTDAHDCDHLRLITYGVATARRGWLEPEDVLNTLPLAALRKQLRRNRTRAA from the coding sequence ATGACTAATCGCGACACAGCGCGCGTGCTCGAAGAGATCGCGGATCTCCTCGAAATCAAGGGCGAGAGCCCCTTCAAGGTACGCGCTTATCAGCGCGCGGCGCAGGCTATCGAAGGCCTGTCGGAGCAGCTCTCTGATATGCGCGGGAAGACGCCGTTCACCGACATCCCCGGCATCGGCGCCAGCATCGCGCGGAAGATCGAGGAATTGCTCGATACCGGCACCTGCGCCTTTCACCAGGAGCTGTTGGCCGAGTTCCCGGCAAGCCTGACCGCGCTGCTCGGCATTCCGGAGATCGGCCCACGCAAAGCGCAGATCCTCCACGACCAACTCGGGATCACCAGCGTGGACGAACTCGAAGAAGCCGCGCGCGCGGGCAGGCTTCGCGATCTGAAGGGCTTCGGCGCAAAGACCGAGGCCAATATCCTGCGCGGCATCGAACGGCTGCGGGTGCACAAAGCACGCTTGCCGCTCGCCGAGGCTCATCCCCTTGCCATGGAGGTGGTGGAGAGCCTAGTGCTCGCCGCGCCGGTCGAGCGCATCGAACCCGCGGGCAGCATCCGCCGCATGCGCGACACCATCGGCGACATTGACATCCTGGTCACGTCGTCCGAGCCCGAGGAGGTGATGTCGGCGTTCGTCTCCCTCCCCGTTGTTCATCAAGTCGTCGCGCGCGGAGGGACCAAGAGCAGCGTCGTCAGCGCGAGCGACGCGCAGATAGACGTCCGCGTGGTGGAACCGGAGAGCTTCGGGGCGGCGCTGCAGTATTTCACGGGCTCAAAAGAACACAACGTGCGGCTGCGCGAGTCGGCGGTGCGGCGAGGCCTGCGGTTGAGCGAGTACGGGGTGTTCGAGGTCAAGACCGACCGGCGCGTCGCCGGGGCGACCGAGGAGGAGGTGTACGCCGCGCTCGATCTGCCGCTCATCCCGCCGGAGCTGCGCGAGGACCGCGGCGAGATCGCGGCGGCTCAGCGCGGCGAGCTTCCGCAGCTCGTCACCGTCGAGGATATCAAGGGCGACCTGCACGTGCACACGAAACGCACCGACGGCCATCATACGATCGAGGAGATGGCGGAGGCCGCCAAGGGCGCGGGGTACAAGTACATTGCGATCTGCGATCACTCGAAGTCAGTGGGCATGGCGGGCGGCCTGTTTGACGATGCGCTGTTGGAGCACGTCGAGGAGATCAGAGCGGCCAGCAAGCGCATCAGGGGGCTGACGATTCTCGCGGGCACGGAGTGCGACATTCGCCGCGACGGGAGCCTGGACTACCCCGACGACGTGCTTGCTCAACTCGATTTCGTCATCGCCGCGGTGCACTCGGGCTTCAAGATGGATGCGGACAGCATGACGTCGCGCATCATCGACGCCATGAAGAACCCCTACGTGGACGCCCTCGCCCACCCCACCGGTCGCATCATCGGCAGGCGCGATCCGTACGAGGTGGACGTCGAGCGATTGCTCGCGGCCGCGGCGGAACTCGGCGTCGCGATGGAGATCAACGCCTATCCCGATCGCCTCGACCTCCGCGACATTCACGCGCGGCGAGCGAAGGAACTGGGCGTGAAGATCATCATTAACACGGACGCCCACGACTGCGACCACCTGCGGCTCATCACGTACGGCGTCGCCACCGCGCGGCGCGGGTGGCTGGAGCCGGAGGACGTGCTCAACACGCTGCCGCTCGCGGCGCTGCGCAAGCAACTGCGGAGGAATCGCACGCGTGCGGCGTAA
- a CDS encoding Gfo/Idh/MocA family oxidoreductase — protein sequence MMNQPQVLGVGMVGYGFMGKVHTYAYRTLSIFYDPVPVAARLVGVCTSSPSTCDRAMRQGGYEMCTDDYRGLLERDDIDIIHCCTPNDTHRDVVVAAIEAGKHVYCDKPLARDVAEAEAICAAAREGKRTYQMAFNYRFVPALMRAKELIGEGFLGEPLCFRAVYLHAGYVDPERPMSWRLDAARSGGGALLDLGSHIIDLVRHLLGDFREVRAMTRIFTSRRPVSKGSADTAPVEVDDSVWMQAELACGAVGTLEASRVSTGASDEIRLEIHGRLGAIAFNLMDPNWLYVYDNRLPEEPLGGMRGFTRIESVQRYPAPASLAVPKNTVGWLRFHVASIHSFLENVAAGRAGCPSLEDGLAVQRVMDAAYRSASGSDWVTVA from the coding sequence ATGATGAATCAACCGCAAGTACTTGGCGTCGGCATGGTCGGCTACGGCTTCATGGGCAAGGTTCACACCTACGCCTACCGTACGCTCTCCATCTTCTACGACCCGGTTCCGGTCGCAGCGAGGCTCGTCGGCGTCTGCACGTCGTCGCCCTCGACGTGCGATCGCGCGATGCGCCAGGGCGGGTACGAGATGTGCACCGACGACTATCGGGGACTCCTGGAGCGCGACGACATCGACATCATCCACTGCTGCACGCCGAACGACACGCACCGCGATGTCGTCGTCGCCGCCATCGAGGCCGGCAAGCACGTTTACTGTGACAAGCCGCTGGCACGCGATGTGGCCGAAGCCGAGGCCATCTGCGCCGCCGCGCGCGAGGGCAAGCGCACCTACCAGATGGCTTTCAACTACCGCTTTGTCCCGGCGCTGATGCGCGCGAAGGAATTGATCGGCGAAGGGTTTCTCGGCGAGCCGCTGTGTTTCCGTGCCGTATATCTCCACGCCGGGTACGTTGACCCGGAGCGGCCGATGTCGTGGCGGCTCGACGCCGCGCGGAGCGGGGGAGGGGCGCTGCTCGATCTCGGCTCGCACATCATTGACCTCGTGCGCCATCTGCTCGGCGACTTCCGGGAGGTGCGAGCGATGACGAGAATCTTCACGTCGCGCCGGCCGGTGAGCAAGGGCTCCGCCGACACCGCGCCGGTCGAGGTTGACGACTCGGTGTGGATGCAGGCGGAGCTGGCGTGCGGTGCCGTCGGTACCCTCGAAGCGTCGCGCGTGTCAACCGGCGCGAGCGACGAGATTCGGCTGGAGATCCACGGTCGGTTGGGTGCGATTGCGTTCAACCTGATGGATCCCAACTGGCTGTACGTCTATGACAACCGCTTGCCCGAGGAGCCCTTGGGCGGCATGAGGGGGTTCACCCGCATCGAGTCGGTGCAGCGCTATCCCGCGCCGGCATCGCTGGCGGTGCCGAAAAACACGGTCGGCTGGCTGCGCTTCCACGTCGCGAGCATCCACAGCTTCCTGGAAAACGTCGCCGCCGGCCGCGCCGGGTGCCCGTCACTGGAAGATGGTCTCGCGGTGCAGCGCGTGATGGACGCCGCGTACCGTTCGGCGTCCGGCAGTGATTGGGTAACCGTCGCCTGA